In one window of Lacticaseibacillus casei DSM 20011 = JCM 1134 = ATCC 393 DNA:
- the purD gene encoding phosphoribosylamine--glycine ligase: MKNVLVIGGGARESALALKFNQSPQVDHVYVAPGNPAMTLLGVEPIGIKEAEVPELIQFARDHQIDLTFVGPEVPLAAGIVDAFQEAHQPTFGVTKKLAQLESSKTFAKDFMHRHHLPTAASKTVHSALEAHAEATLMGLPIVLKKDGLAAGKGVIIAQDAAALDDAIDRLYEGHPDATVLIEQYLDGEEASVMALFNGQNRVILPLSQDHKRRFAADRGPNTGGMGAISPLPQFTTEQVKAAEALVDTTLAGMQEDGLSGQGVMYIGLIFTADGPKILEYNMRFGDPETQVLLPQIENDFYQLVTDLLNGQQPDLKLNGQAYACFVAVNPDYPGSGLKQVPVIVPKDWPIGTWLPAGVNQTENGWVSSSGRIFSVVEAASTLSEAIMKAKKAMESIQGVLDYRTDIGFHAVKA, encoded by the coding sequence GAAAAATGTTCTTGTCATTGGCGGCGGTGCCAGAGAAAGTGCCCTTGCGCTAAAATTCAATCAGTCGCCACAAGTTGACCACGTCTATGTGGCACCCGGTAATCCGGCTATGACGCTTTTAGGCGTTGAGCCAATCGGTATAAAAGAAGCCGAAGTGCCGGAACTGATTCAGTTTGCCCGGGATCATCAGATTGATTTGACGTTTGTCGGTCCTGAAGTACCCTTGGCGGCTGGCATTGTCGATGCTTTTCAAGAAGCTCATCAGCCAACTTTTGGCGTGACGAAAAAACTCGCCCAACTCGAATCCAGTAAGACGTTTGCCAAAGACTTTATGCATCGCCACCATCTTCCGACCGCTGCCAGCAAAACCGTCCACAGCGCACTGGAAGCCCATGCCGAGGCGACGCTGATGGGATTGCCAATCGTTCTTAAAAAAGATGGCCTTGCCGCCGGAAAAGGGGTCATCATTGCCCAAGACGCTGCTGCCTTGGACGATGCAATTGATCGACTTTACGAGGGGCACCCAGATGCAACGGTGCTTATTGAACAATACCTTGACGGCGAAGAAGCATCGGTAATGGCGCTTTTCAACGGTCAAAACCGCGTGATTTTACCATTATCACAGGATCATAAACGCCGTTTCGCCGCCGATCGTGGTCCTAACACCGGTGGCATGGGCGCCATTAGCCCGCTACCACAGTTTACTACCGAGCAAGTAAAGGCAGCTGAGGCATTAGTTGATACGACGTTGGCGGGGATGCAGGAGGACGGCCTCAGTGGGCAAGGCGTGATGTATATCGGCCTGATTTTTACCGCTGATGGTCCTAAAATTCTGGAATACAACATGCGCTTTGGTGATCCGGAAACACAGGTGCTGTTACCTCAGATCGAAAATGATTTTTATCAGTTGGTAACGGATTTGTTGAATGGTCAACAACCTGATTTGAAGTTAAATGGCCAAGCTTACGCGTGCTTTGTTGCGGTGAATCCGGATTATCCCGGTTCAGGATTAAAGCAGGTCCCGGTGATTGTGCCAAAAGACTGGCCGATTGGCACCTGGTTGCCAGCAGGCGTTAACCAGACGGAAAACGGCTGGGTTAGCAGTTCAGGCCGAATTTTCTCGGTCGTAGAGGCGGCATCAACTCTTTCTGAAGCTATTATGAAGGCTAAAAAGGCCATGGAAAGTATCCAAGGGGTTTTGGATTATCGCACTGACATTGGTTTCCATGCGGTCAAAGCCTGA